The proteins below come from a single Felis catus isolate Fca126 chromosome A1, F.catus_Fca126_mat1.0, whole genome shotgun sequence genomic window:
- the LOC102901462 gene encoding phosphatidylinositol N-acetylglucosaminyltransferase subunit Y-like produces the protein MFLSLPTLTVLIPLVSLAGLFYSASVDENFPQDCTSSTASLCFYSLLLPITIPVYVFFHLWTWMGIKLFRHN, from the coding sequence ATGTTTCTGTCTCTTCCTACGTTGACTGTCCTTATTCCACTGGTCTCTTTAGCAGGACTGTTCTACTCAGCCTCTGTGGACGAAAACTTCCCACAGGACTGCACTAGCAGCACAGCAAGCCTGTGCTTTTACAGTCTGCTCCTGCCCATTACCATACCAGTTTATGTGTTCTTCCACCTTTGGACTTGGATGGGTATTAAACTCTTCAGGCATAATTAA
- the LOC101085346 gene encoding protein preY, mitochondrial-like has translation MLSGALAWLLALSLRGTCTLPSAVARRCLHASGSWRSADKSEKTGNAPRVFDPALLEFLVCPLSKKPLRFEASTNELINEELGIAYAIIDGIPNMIPQAARMTHQNKKQEEMEQH, from the coding sequence ATGCTGAGCGGAGCGCTCGCCTGGCTCCTCGCCTTATCGCTGCGGGGTACATGCACGCTGCCGTCCGCGGTCGCCCGTAGGTGCCTTCACGCGTCGGGGTCGTGGCGGTCCGCAGACAAGAGCGAGAAGACGGGGAACGCGCCCCGCGTCTTCGACCCGGCCCTGCTCGAGTTCCTGGTGTGCCCACTCTCCAAGAAGCCGCTCAGATTTGAAGCATCGACAAATGAATTGATCAATGAAGAATTGGGAATAGCCTATGCAATTATTGATGGGATTCCTAATATGATACCACAGGCAGCTAGGATGacacatcaaaataagaagcaagAAGAAATGGAGCAGCACTAG